GAATAAACAACGCCCCGGTTGTAGTAGGTCCTGGCATAACCGGGATCGAGGCTGATGGCCTGGTCATAATCCTCGATGGCCCGCCGGTATTGCTTCAGGTTATCATAGGCAAGGCCCCGGTTATTGTAGACCACGGCGTTGCCGGGATCGAGGCGGATGGCTTGGTTGTAATCCTCGATGGCCCGCCGGTATTGCTTCAGGTCAGCATAAGCAGTGCCCCGGTTGGCGTAGGCCGGGGCATAGCCAGGATCGAGGCGGAGGGCCTCGTCGTAGTCCTCGATGGCCCGCCAGTATTGCTTCAGGTCAGCATAAGCACTGCCCCGATTGCTGTAGGCCACGGCATAACCGGGATCAAGGCGGATGGCTTGGTCATAATCCTCGATGGCACGCAGGTATTGCTTCAGTTCAACATAGACAACGCCCCGGTTATTGTAGGTCGCGGCCAAGGTGGGATCGAGGCGGATGGCCTCGTCTAAATCCTCGATGGCCCGCCGGTATTGCTTCAGGTCTATATAAGCATTACCCCGGTTATTGTAGGTCGCGGCCAAGCTGGGATCGAGGCGGATGGCCTGGTCATATTCCTCGATGGCCCGCCGGTATTGCTTCAGGTTATTATAGGCATTGCCCCGGCCGTTGTAGGCAGCGGCAAAGCTGGGATCGAGGCGGATGGCTTGGCCGAAGTATTCAATGGCCTTCTCCGGCTTATCGTAGCGCCGTTTCTTGCTGTCCCACAGGGCGGTTCCCTTTTCATACCATTGCTGCGCGGTGAGTCGTTGCGTGTTTTCCTGGAAGGCGGTCTTGAGGGTTTCCTTTTCTTCCGGGGTGGCTGTGGCGTCCATGCGGGCCATGCGCTCCTCCAGTTCCTTCACTCGCGCCAGCAGGGTTTTCACCCGCAGTTCCGATTCCTTTAGGCGCTCCATCTGGGCACGGTCGGCGAGCAGGGTTTTCACCCGCTCTTCCAGGCCCGCGGTGTCCACTCGGATCACGGCCACTACCCGGATACCGAATGCGCTGCCCTCCATATACGGCTGCTCCTCCACGATCTCGGT
The DNA window shown above is from Candidatus Glassbacteria bacterium and carries:
- a CDS encoding tetratricopeptide repeat protein, producing MKLRFPIRLLLLLLTISAFAVPASGEVITVRKEVRQLLGSAMSQNDARVAAIAMAKRLALEEAGTYLETLSVVRNAELVQDEILALSSGVLKTEIVEEQPYMEGSAFGIRVVAVIRVDTAGLEERVKTLLADRAQMERLKESELRVKTLLARVKELEERMARMDATATPEEKETLKTAFQENTQRLTAQQWYEKGTALWDSKKRRYDKPEKAIEYFGQAIRLDPSFAAAYNGRGNAYNNLKQYRRAIEEYDQAIRLDPSLAATYNNRGNAYIDLKQYRRAIEDLDEAIRLDPTLAATYNNRGVVYVELKQYLRAIEDYDQAIRLDPGYAVAYSNRGSAYADLKQYWRAIEDYDEALRLDPGYAPAYANRGTAYADLKQYRRAIEDYNQAIRLDPGNAVVYNNRGLAYDNLKQYRRAIEDYDQAISLDPGYARTYYNRGVVYS